A genomic stretch from Malus domestica chromosome 15, GDT2T_hap1 includes:
- the LOC103405332 gene encoding disease resistance protein RUN1-like isoform X5, with the protein MKVANFSGWDSRDWYEARLVKDIVQVVWKKLRPTLSCHVGDIVAIDSRSKPVINLCLDATLNDGCFIGIWGMGGIGKTTIARVVYERISHEFEFQIFLADVRSTVEQGGLPHLQKQLLCKIGMEENDKWDVQEGAAIIRRFLCGKKVLLVLDDVNHLHQLEYLAGNQEWFGLGSRVLITTRDEHLLLKHGVERRFEVKGLNNDDSLQLFSRNAFKKDCPEPCFVHLSNRVVNYAKGLPLALKVLGSFLYGRDLSSWNNVLDKLREICNSEVFETLKISYDALDDNEKKIFLDIACFFNGEEKDGVRQALEASGFYAHIGIDVLIEKSLLTVNSVGQLSMHDLLQEMGQEIVRRESPDDPGKRSRLWRTDDINRVLSENAGTETIECIIMDPDELGAVQVNAKSFSMMKNLRFLRLYNENLFNRLEYLPNSLQFLQWCSFPLKTLPSSFCPEHLVELHMVYSSLEHLWKGIKHAYNLKILDLSESPVLVETPDFRGMPNLEYLNLSLCDQLYEVDQSLGTLERLQVLMLIGCRNLAHLPRSVSGLKSLRVLDVYGCSRLKNLPEDLGHVESLERLDVCGTAITEPPSYIGLFRNLKKLSFDSFTK; encoded by the exons ATGAAAGTGGCAAATTTCTCCGGGTGGGATTCAAGGGACTG GTATGAAGCAAGGCTTGTCAAAGATATTGTTCAAGTGGTATGGAAAAAGTTGCGCCCAACATTATCATGTCATGTGGGAGACATTGTTGCCATCGATTCAAGGTCGAAACCAGTTATTAATTTGTGTTTAGATGCAACGTTGAATGATGGTTGCTTTATTGGGATATGGGGGATGGGCGGTATTGGTAAGACAACTATTGCAAGAGTTGTGTACGAGAGAATCTCTCATGAGTTTGAATTCCAAATATTTCTAGCTGATGTTAGAAGTACTGTCGAACAAGGTGGTCTACCTCACCTGCAAAAGCAACTTCTTTGTAAAATCGGGATGGAAGAAAATGACAAATGGGATGTTCAAGAAGGAGCAGCAATCATACGCAGGTTCCTATGTGGCAAAAAGGTTCTTTTAGTTCTTGATGATGTGAACCATTTGCATCAATTAGAATATTTGGCTGGAAATCAAGAGTGGTTTGGATTGGGGAGCAGAGTTCTCATTACAACTAGAGATGAGCATTTGCTACTTAAACACGGAGTGGAGAGACGGTTTGAGGTTAAAGGACTCAATAACGATGACTCTCTTCAACTTTTTAGCCGGAATGCCTTTAAGAAAGATTGCCCTGAACCTTGTTTTGTTCATTTGTCAAATCGTGTGGTAAATTATGCCAAAGGTCTTCCACTAGCTCTTAAAGTCTTGGGATCTTTTTTGTACGGAAGAGATTTAAGTTCATGGAACAATGTGTTGGATAAACTAAGAGAAATTTGTAATTCAGAAGTTTTTGAGACACTTAAAATAAGTTACGATGCTCTAGATGACAATGAGAAGAAAATTTTTCTAGACATTGCATGTTTCTTTAATGGAGAGGAAAAAGATGGAGTAAGACAGGCACTTGAAGCTAGTGGTTTTTATGCACATATTGGAATAGATGTCCTTATTGAGAAATCTCTCTTAACTGTTAATTCAGTCGGTCAGCTGTCGATGCATGATTTACTCCAAGAAATGGGTCAAGAAATTGTCCGTCGAGAGTCTCCTGATGATCCAGGCAAGCGTAGCAGGTTGTGGCGTACAGATGACATCAATCGTGTCCTGAGCGAAAATGCA GGAACAGAAACAATTGAATGTATAATCATGGACCCAGATGAGCTAGGAGCAGTCCAAGTGAATGCTAAATCCTTTTCAATGATGAAAAATCTGAGATTCCTCCGGCTATATAATGAGAACCTCTTTAACAGGCTTGAATATCTTCCCAATAGTTTGCAGTTTCTTCAATGGTGCAGCTTTCCTCTAAAAACTTTGCCGTCATCTTTTTGTCCAGAGCATCTAGTGGAACTTCACATGGTGTATAGTAGCCTTGAACATCTTTGGAAGGGAATAAAG CATGCGTACAATTTGAAAATCCTTGATCTTAGTGAGTCTCCAGTTCTTGTGGAAACTCCAGACTTCAGAGGTATGCCAAATCTGGAGTATCTGAATCTTTCACTTTGCGACCAATTGTATGAAGTTGACCAGTCTCTGGGGACACTTGAAAGACTTCAGGTTCTGATGTTGATTGGTTGCAGAAACCTTGCGCATCTTCCAAGAAGTGTATCTGGTTTAAAGTCTCTGAGAGTTCTTGATGTTTATGGTTGCTCAAGGCTTAAAAATTTGCCAGAAGACTTGGGCCATGTTGAGAGTTTGGAACGGCTTGATGTGTGTGGAACTGCTATAACTGAACCACCTTCTTACATTGGTCTTTTTAGGAACCTGAAGAAATTATCATTCGACAGTTTTACAAAATAG